In Brevibacterium zhoupengii, the following are encoded in one genomic region:
- a CDS encoding MFS transporter — protein MSDGQRMNQVQRRIVLIGLVPLFMSLLSVSIINVVLPAIETDLQASSSALQWVLTGYALSFGVVLVAAGRAGDVFGRGQLFMIGVGLFGLASLVAGIAPGALTLNVARVFMGLGSGLLNPQVVGLLQQYFQGPQRGRAFGLMGTTVGLSVATGPILGGVFIALFGPELGWRAAFLVNVPFAVISLILAKSWLPKSAWHPIGADDGSDANQTAASANRGPVPKRERDLDPVGVTLLGIGVLLVLLPFVESSVGWFIWFGLPLGLLTIWFWTRWERRYSARGHAPMVDLNLFSIRSFSNGSIIITLYFMGVTSVWVLIAMYMQQGLGHTALAAGMIGLPAALLSAVSADVSGRFVFQVGRRLVVWGIVTCLVGLISTIGVVFLLTQGIGSEWWMLLTLSFIGAAQGMVISPNQTLTLQEVPLKYAGSAGGVLQTGQRIGTSMGLAIMTALAFAVTAISDWNTGMIASFAAIAIIVILAGIVGLAEVRRGRRRQL, from the coding sequence GTGAGCGACGGCCAGCGCATGAATCAGGTTCAGAGACGAATCGTCCTCATCGGTCTGGTCCCGCTCTTCATGTCTCTGCTCTCAGTGTCGATCATCAACGTCGTCCTGCCGGCCATTGAGACAGATCTCCAGGCCTCGTCCTCGGCCCTGCAATGGGTCCTCACCGGCTACGCTCTGTCTTTCGGCGTCGTGCTCGTGGCAGCAGGACGCGCAGGGGATGTCTTCGGGCGCGGCCAACTGTTCATGATCGGAGTGGGCCTGTTCGGCCTAGCCTCACTTGTGGCCGGCATCGCGCCCGGGGCACTGACTCTCAATGTTGCTCGCGTCTTCATGGGACTGGGGTCAGGACTGCTCAATCCGCAGGTCGTCGGACTGCTGCAGCAGTACTTTCAAGGGCCGCAACGCGGACGCGCCTTCGGACTCATGGGCACCACCGTCGGCCTCTCCGTCGCGACAGGGCCGATCCTCGGCGGTGTCTTCATCGCACTCTTCGGCCCTGAGCTGGGTTGGCGCGCGGCCTTTCTCGTCAATGTCCCCTTCGCAGTCATCTCCCTCATCCTCGCCAAAAGCTGGTTGCCGAAATCAGCCTGGCATCCTATCGGCGCCGACGACGGGTCCGATGCGAACCAGACGGCCGCCTCGGCGAACCGAGGTCCCGTCCCGAAAAGGGAGCGTGATCTCGATCCTGTCGGAGTCACCCTCCTCGGTATCGGTGTCCTCCTTGTGCTGCTGCCCTTCGTCGAGTCCTCGGTCGGCTGGTTCATCTGGTTCGGCCTGCCTCTGGGACTTCTCACGATCTGGTTCTGGACCCGGTGGGAGCGTCGGTACTCCGCCCGCGGACACGCCCCCATGGTCGATCTGAACCTGTTCAGCATCCGGAGCTTCAGCAACGGTTCGATCATCATCACCCTCTACTTCATGGGCGTGACCAGCGTCTGGGTGCTCATCGCCATGTACATGCAACAAGGATTGGGCCACACTGCGCTGGCAGCAGGCATGATCGGTCTCCCGGCTGCCCTGTTGTCGGCTGTATCGGCAGATGTGTCCGGACGATTCGTATTCCAGGTCGGACGTCGACTCGTCGTTTGGGGAATCGTGACCTGCCTGGTGGGTCTGATCTCGACGATCGGCGTCGTCTTCCTGCTCACACAGGGCATCGGCAGCGAATGGTGGATGCTGCTGACTCTGAGCTTCATCGGTGCCGCGCAGGGTATGGTCATCAGCCCGAACCAGACCCTGACGCTGCAGGAGGTTCCGCTGAAGTATGCGGGTTCAGCTGGGGGAGTCCTGCAGACGGGACAACGCATCGGCACGTCGATGGGCTTGGCCATCATGACCGCACTGGCCTTCGCCGTCACCGCAATCAGCGATTGGAACACCGGCATGATCGCCTCGTTCGCGGCGATTGCGATCATCGTGATCCTGGCCGGAATCGTCGGTCTGGCCGAGGTCAGACGAGGCCGGCGCCGTCAGCTCTGA
- a CDS encoding EAL domain-containing protein: MVVEAVHDLDLALEELVRSGGIETYFAPVVDAYTFDKVGYQILQAPIDDPALGHAESENLRREMHASAMIGDIDASLRATALRTAEAAGLPKSNRLFLHAEGESFATLEDRTEEPDRSVILQLDASRVSSSPASVLRAVRQARSMGWGVGMSSVGADLRSTSFVPLVNPSVVGLHPDVLRIDCESHLAELNRLLHAHLERTGAVILAEGVTTEDDLDRVRALGARFMSGPYFGPATKEPEPFAEPIEDGLVDHHSRNLPALGTPYSIAQGLRREPLVMNRELLIAQIAALEERALASGAATITLGVFGEDETFSQATRDRYERIRDTVGLTAMFSGGFAEPPISGVRTGVVDASDPMRNEHGVVVVGPDWSGLVAASKRNDPGSDGQTVFDVYITTERYTCVDAARSALTRISPVSSTS, translated from the coding sequence ATGGTGGTTGAGGCGGTACACGATCTGGACCTGGCTCTCGAAGAGTTGGTGCGCTCAGGTGGGATCGAAACCTATTTCGCCCCCGTCGTCGACGCGTACACCTTCGACAAAGTGGGATATCAGATCCTCCAGGCCCCCATCGATGACCCGGCACTCGGGCACGCTGAATCCGAAAATCTGCGCCGCGAGATGCATGCCTCGGCCATGATCGGCGATATCGATGCCTCACTTCGGGCAACAGCTCTGAGGACTGCCGAGGCGGCGGGGCTGCCCAAATCGAACCGGCTCTTCCTCCACGCAGAAGGCGAATCCTTCGCCACCCTCGAAGACCGCACCGAAGAACCCGACCGCTCAGTCATCTTGCAGCTCGATGCCTCCCGCGTGTCGTCCTCACCAGCGTCCGTCCTCCGCGCGGTCCGTCAGGCCCGTTCGATGGGCTGGGGTGTGGGAATGTCCTCGGTCGGTGCTGACCTGCGCAGCACCTCATTCGTGCCGCTGGTCAATCCGTCTGTCGTCGGTCTTCACCCAGACGTGCTGCGCATCGACTGCGAATCGCATCTGGCTGAACTCAATCGACTCCTCCATGCCCACCTCGAACGCACTGGTGCTGTGATCCTCGCTGAAGGAGTCACCACCGAGGATGATCTCGACCGGGTTCGGGCCTTGGGCGCACGCTTCATGTCAGGGCCGTACTTCGGTCCCGCGACCAAGGAGCCCGAGCCATTCGCTGAACCGATCGAGGACGGCCTGGTCGATCACCATTCGCGAAACCTTCCGGCTCTGGGCACTCCCTATTCGATCGCCCAGGGTCTGCGGCGTGAACCTCTGGTGATGAATCGTGAGCTGCTGATCGCCCAGATCGCGGCCCTCGAAGAACGCGCCCTAGCTTCAGGTGCCGCCACAATCACACTCGGAGTCTTCGGTGAAGACGAGACCTTCTCCCAAGCCACCCGCGATCGCTATGAACGCATCCGCGACACGGTGGGACTCACCGCGATGTTCTCCGGCGGGTTCGCCGAACCGCCGATCTCTGGTGTACGCACAGGCGTCGTCGACGCGTCAGATCCCATGCGCAATGAGCACGGTGTCGTCGTGGTCGGACCCGACTGGTCGGGTCTGGTAGCCGCATCCAAACGCAACGATCCCGGAAGCGACGGCCAGACCGTCTTCGACGTCTACATCACCACGGAACGCTACACCTGCGTCGACGCTGCGCGCAGTGCGCTGACACGCATTTCGCCG